The Micropterus dolomieu isolate WLL.071019.BEF.003 ecotype Adirondacks linkage group LG20, ASM2129224v1, whole genome shotgun sequence genome has a segment encoding these proteins:
- the sdhaf2 gene encoding succinate dehydrogenase assembly factor 2, mitochondrial: MLSSVIAKRLVAGVCQAAWRPAVMGLVSSRGYRGDTPDDTRGDLIEIPLPPWEEKPDEPTDIKRRRLLYESRKRGMLENCILLSLFAKRYLNTMSKNQLQQYDRLINEPSNDWDIYYWATEAHPTPEVYQGEVMDMLKEFTKNRNHEQRLDAPSLEYLEKEGQ, translated from the exons ATGCTGTCTTCTGTTATCGCGAAAAGA CTGGTGGCAGGGGTGTGCCAGGCAGCATGGCGACCAGCAGTCATGGGGCTGGTATCATCTCGTGGTTACCGTGGAGATACACCAGATGACACCAGAGGTGACCTGATTGAGATCCCTTTGCCCCCTTGGGAGGAGAAACCCGACGAGCCCACTGACATCAAGAGGCGCCGCCTGCTGTATGAGAGTCGCAAGAGGGGCATGTTGGAGAACTGCATTTTGCTCAG CCTTTTTGCAAAGCGGTACCTGAACACAATGAGCAAGAACCAGCTGCAGCAGTATGACAGACTGATTAATGAACCAAGCAATGACTGGGACATCTACTACTGGGCAACAG AAGCTCACCCCACCCCTGAGGTTTACCAAGGAGAGGTCATGGATATGCTGAAGGAGTTCACAAAGAATCGCAACCATGAACAGAGGTTAGATGCACCAAGCTTGGAGTACCTGGAAAAGGAAGGTCAATGA
- the LOC123958804 gene encoding cleavage and polyadenylation specificity factor subunit 7-like gives MAAARHAAGPSTSRKGLIDIYSDLNQNDEDLDRIAEANELFDAVLTGSVNQEDKKVTTNVVPLKETPDKEEAKSPVKSQKGGSSLRRLALYIGNFPWWTSDKDLTCMAQTLGVRDITEIKFAENKINGQSRGYAEMVVTSEESLKILLEKIPQCELNGARIDCRFATRQNLTMFEDTANKRIPMRVNSKDPKDLDSSEKIPSLLSQEPSPPPIPPLFPSHPHANRFPSLPGPYLGQPPPFPHMPPNIPPPPHLFPPHPVHVPSQPSPSLHINPAFFTPAQDGHSSKGYSQQKHAPQSTGGDFEELMNRNRAVASSAITKAVSGATAGDLRVAMETLLTAIAIIKQSRVYGDERCQALVTSLKDCLVSIQGNYGYRGSSRSRDEERDRDRGRDRERERDRERDRERDKEDSSGWEGAGMSRRRRERSWSGDRDKERSRERERHRDYRDRYR, from the exons ATGGCTGCTGCAAGACATGCAGCCGGACCAAGTACCTCCAGGAAGGGTCTCATAGATATTTACAGTGACTTGAATCAAAACGACGAG GATTTGGACAGAATAGCTGAAGCAAATGAACTTTTTGATGCAGTTTTGACTGGCTCAGTCAATCAGGAGGACAAGAAAGTTACTACAAATGTGGTGCCTCTTAAGGAGACACCAGATAAAGAGGAGGCTAAATCACCAGTGAAAAGTCAAAAAGGAGGAAGCTCACTGAGGAGACTCGCTTTATACATTGGAAATTTCCCCTGG TGGACATCTGATAAGGACCTCACATGCATGGCTCAAACGTTGGGTGTGAGGGACATCACAGAGATCAAGTTTGCTGAGAACAAAATTAATGGCCAGTCAAGAGG CTATGCAGAAATGGTGGTAACCTCGGAAGAgtcattaaaaatattattggaAAAAATACCCCAATGTGAACTCAATGGGGCAAGGATAGACTGTCGCTTTGCCACTCGCCAGAATCTCACCATGTTTGAGGACACAGCAAATAAAC GTATACCCATGCGTGTTAATTCCAAAGATCCAAAGGACTTAGATTCTTCTGAAAAGATTCCCTCATTATTATCACAGGAGCCCAGCCCTCCCCCTATACCTCCACTTTTCCCATCACATCCACATGCAAACAGGTTTCCCTCACTGCCCGGCCCTTACCTTGGTCAGCCACCTCCCTTCCCACATATGCCACCAAACATTCCTCCACCACCCCATTTGTTCCCTCCTCATCCAGTCCATGTTCCTAGCCAACCGTCTCCCAGTCTGCATATAAATCCAGCATTCTTCACCCCAGCACAAGACGGACACAGCAGCAAAGGGTACAGCCAGCAAAA acACGCACCTCAAAGTACAGGTGGGGATTTTGAGGAGCTGATGAACAGGAATAGAGCTGTCGCCAGCAGTGCCATCACCAAGGCTGTGTCTGGAGCAACGGCTG GTGACTTAAGGGTGGCCATGGAGACTCTATTAACTGCCATTGCCATCATCAAGCAGTCCAGAGTGTACGGCGATGAACGCTGCCAGGCCCTGGTCACCTCACTTAAAGACTGTCTAGTCTCTATCCAGGGCAACTACGGCTACAG GGGCAGCAGTCGTTCTCGGGATGAAGAAAGAGACCGGGACAGGGGTCGCGACAGAGAGCGAGAACGTGACAGAGAACGTGACAGAGAACGTGACAAAGAAGATTCTTCAGGTTGGGAAGGCGCGGGAATGTCTCGAAGACGCAGAGAACGCTCCTGGAGTGGTGACAGGGACAAGGAACGCTCACGGGAACGGGAAAGGCACCGAGATTACAGAGACCGATACCGCTAA
- the polr2l gene encoding DNA-directed RNA polymerases I, II, and III subunit RPABC5: MIIPVRCFTCGKIVGNKWEAYLGLLQAEYTEGDALDALGLKRYCCRRMLLSHVDLIEKLLNYAPLEK; the protein is encoded by the exons ATGATCATCCCCGTCCGGTGCTTCACGTGTGGGAAGATCGTAGGTAACAAGTGGGAGGCATACCTCGGCCTGCTTCAAGCGGAGTATACTGAGGG TGATGCCCTTGATGCCTTGGGCCTGAAGAGATACTGTTGTCGAAGGATGCTCCTATCACATGTGGATCTTATTGAGAAATTGTTGAATTATGCTCCACTGGAGAAGTGA